A window of Pyrus communis chromosome 3, drPyrComm1.1, whole genome shotgun sequence genomic DNA:
AGGGGAGCTCAGGCCACAGTTGCTTGACCGTTTTGGGATGCACGCACAGGTTGGAACTGTGAGGGATGCAGAGCTCAGAGTGAAGATTGTGGAGGAGAGAGCTCGATTTGACAAAAATCCCAAAGAATTTCGGGTTTCTTACGAAGCTGAGCAAGAAAAACTTCAGGAACAAATTGGCGCAGCTAGAAGTTATCTTCCATCTGTTCAGATTGATCAGGACCTCAAGGTGAAAATCTCCAAGGTTTGTGCAGAGTTGAATGTCGATGGATTGAGAGGAGACATAGTGACAAACAGGGCTGCAAAAGCCTTGGCTGCTCTTAAGGGAAGGGATAAGGTGACTCCAGAGGATATTGCTACTGTCATCCCTAACTGCTTAAGACATCGTCTTCGGAAGGATCCTTTAGAGTCGATTGACTCTGGTTTACTTGTCATTGAGAAGTTCTATGAGGTTTTTAGCTGAAGGAGATACTGAAAGAGCCCTTTCTTCTGTAATTTTGTTGGTAAGATTGTaagattgtttttgtttaacaTTTTTTCTATCCTGCTTTTATACCAGCACATTTAGGTTTCACCATTGATATGTTCTGACTACTGTGTTATTTCAAAACTTAATGGTCTATATTTTCAAGAAGCACGTATATGATACAATTTCTTGCCTATGGTTTCTCCTAATGTATTTACCGTTGCACATTGACCTTTCGGTTCATAACTGGATCATTAGAGTTGGCCTTGTACCTTGTATAAGGCGAATGTTCCTGTAGCGGACCATCAAACCAATCACATGGTGCCATGTGTTTTAATTCTTCCACATGCCATAGCGTGATTGGTATGACATACCACTACAGTGGTATCTCGTTGTAAGTTTCTCTCCTGTACAGGGCGTAAGATTGTTGCTTTGTCAATGTAATATCTGAGAAAGTAGTACTTAAAGATAAACAGCCACATTGAAGGTTTCTGGGATTCAACTTGAAAATGCAGATTGCAAAAACATGTAACATCACATGAGTAACAATAAAATGACATTAAAACCTAGGGCATGGTGGTGCTCCCTGGCCACTCTTCCAGAACTTTGGCCTCCGCTCGAGAAACGCCGGCGGCCGCTCATACACTGCTGAAGCAGCGCTTATCAGAAGGCCAGCAGTTAGGGCCCATATCACATACACTTCACCATCATCTGCTTCAAAGTCGAAGTAATGTAAGAGATACTtgtctcccatccattctctctcctcctctctcctcttctcaTCCTTGAGAAACATTTCTAAAGGAGCATAAAAAATTGCCTCCACTTCTGCAACATTTGGAGCCGGACTAAATGCTTTTATGTCCGAAAGTAGGCCAATTACCGGAACCACAATCACACCATGCTGTAAGATTGAGGAGGAGTCAGAATCCGAAAGCCATATTAGTGatgaaatttgaatgaaattattttgtggGTTGTGATTTTTCTGGTGAAGAGAGAGTTTTGGGATGAATTATCCATTAAAAacgtttaattaaaaaataaattagattaTATATACAAGAGTGCAGCTGAGCTAACCGAGTTTACAATGTGATCGAGAACGGAGACGACGTTGACTAGGGAAGGGTCCAGGCCGATCTCCTCCTTGGCCTCCCGGAGGGCGGTGTGCACGTCATCAGCATCCGCTTCCTCTCTTTTCCCACCCGGGAGCGCAACGTCGCCTGCAACCAAACACACCCTCTTTCAGTTATTCTTTACAAATGGATTATGGAGGAACTGGTTCTGGTACCAGGATTTGTTGAGGAGGCTGAGGGAGATCACCAGGGCTGGAAGACAGAGATGAAGATCGTTTCGTGAGAATGACGCGCAGCTCGCCGTCATCCCCTTTGAACAGACACACCAGAACCGCCGCCCGTTTGGTTGTTGAATCGGAGGTGGCGGAACCGGTAGGTGGTGGAGGTGGTTTGACTGATTCTTCGAGTCTGAAATGTTGTGCTAGAGTTTGGAGTCTTAGTTCAGCAGAACCCATTATTTTCTTCGCtctttctgaaaaaaaaaattgtgggcTATGTATAGAGAATTtatcatatataattaaaatttaaccttcaatttcataaatgttaatttttataaaaattatcaaTTGTGGCAATGAAAATACATGAATAGACCTAAATGTCCTAAAAAGAGTACAGCAGAGCTAACCTTGTTTACTCAAAGAGATTatttccggatctcttccaccaagacTATCGGATTAAGTGATCcgaacctttgaaatttgatcaaacgactaAAAACAGGGGTcacttttaaaagttataataactttagtcgttggatcaaatttcaaaggtccagATCACTTGATCTGGTAgtcttggtggaagagatccagaTAGGATCTCTTTCCCTTGTTTACaattatggaaaaaaaaaaaaatacactcagggtcgtttatcgtatatcgcgTGCGGTTAGTTTTTTATTAGgtactatttttctttaattttaaataaataaattcaaaataatttatgaccgcatGATATATGATAAACGCCTAGGATCTGAGGATCCCTAAGATCTCCACAACTTGGAttcggatgggatccaaatccatacATAGCCTACCCTTACTCTAACTCCAACTTTGGACTCAAACTTTGGTCTGCGATGAATGTCATTGtcacctaaaattttagccaaCAAGATCCTCTCATaatccttttggtgaggatcatgTGGATTcgtaaatcgtgtccgttcatcgtacatcgtgcgatcagtttttgtcaggaactgtttgtatttaatattaaataaaaatatttaaaatgatttatgaccgtacgatgtacgataaaaggATGTAATTTACGGATCCACACAAAGAGGATTTGGCGAGGATCCATATTCAAATTAGGAcctaaaatttattaattattgtggAATGATTTTAACTCTAGTTTTTTTATAAGGATTTTTTTGTAACTGTGAGTTATtttatcttaatttaattttacaaatgttttaattaaaaaaaaggcttaaatcctaataaaattttcaaaaccaaacaaatcacACACACCAACCAACCAATTAACCAATCAAACTTCAATATACACCGACCAAACTTCAATACACAAACCAATCAACCAAGCTTCAATACATATACCAACCAAATatacattttattattttgaccaTTAGATTTAAATTGCAACCGTTGAATTATTTTTGACAGtcggattgaaaaaaaaaaaaaatataaaccgttagatcaaaataaaaatattgtaaaaaaaatcTGATTTTAATACGGACCGTTGATCATCAACGGTCTAGAAATTGACCAGCTCACAATTGTTCAAAGGAAGATCATATTCACGCATCCCAAATTATTTCCtccacacctttttaattttttttaatatttttttattaagtgttaatggtgtgtagaaaatattaaaaaattaaaaaagtacgagagaagtaatttgagatgtgaatataatctttctTGTTCAAATATTGCGGTTAGACAACTGGGGTCCTCTGCCACTTGGAGTCCAGTTGTTGCCCACTTCTCATTTCTTCCACCCGTTTGCTTTTTATGAAAAAAGTGGGGCCCCCAAAATTTGGGATGCTATTAGAAactcaaatttgggttttagttTGACTCCAAGCCAAATATTTTGTGCGTAGGTCTCACCATTCGATTGCATTTTTGGGTTTAGGTCTGCCCTTCGGCATTGACCTTTCGGTTCATAAACTGGATCATTATAGTTGGCTTTGTACCTTGTATAAGGCGAATCTTCCTGTAGCGGGATGCTACTGTACCGTTAAATCAATCACACAGTACCATGTGTTTTAATTCTTTCACATGACATAGCGTGATTGGCATGACATACCACCACAGTGGTATCCCGTTGTAAGTAAGTTTCTCTCCCGTATAGGGAGTAAGCTTGTTGCTTTGTCAACGTAATATCTGAGAAAGTAGTCGTTAAAGATAAACAGCCACATTGAAGGTTTATGGGATTCAACTTGAAAATGCAGATTGCAAAAACATGTAATATCACATGAGTAACAATAAAATGACATTAAAACCTATGGCATGGTGGTGCTCGCACCACCACGCACCCAGAACTTAGGCCTCCGCTCGAGAAACGCCGGTGGCCTCTCATACACGGTTGAAGCAGCCCTTATCAGAACGCCGGCAGTTAGAGCCCATATGACATACTCTTTACCATCATCCGATTCAAAGTCGAAGTAATGTAAGAGATACTtgtctcccatccattctctctcctcttctctccTCTTC
This region includes:
- the LOC137729902 gene encoding nudix hydrolase 15, mitochondrial-like produces the protein MGSAELRLQTLAQHFRLEESVKPPPPPTGSATSDSTTKRAAVLVCLFKGDDGELRVILTKRSSSLSSSPGDVALPGGKREEADADDVHTALREAKEEIGLDPSLVNVVSVLDHIVNSHGVIVVPVIGLLSDIKAFSPAPNVAEVEAIFYAPLEMFLKDEKRREEEREWMGDKYLLHYFDFEADDGEVYVIWALTAGLLISAASAVYERPPAFLERRPKFWKSGQGAPPCPRF